A region from the Aliarcobacter thereius LMG 24486 genome encodes:
- a CDS encoding siphovirus Gp157 family protein, which translates to MKFVNYKLQTQMENLNEDSTNQYFKEYLKSILEDSNTPYFQKADYIGLSLQDIASKIEHIGTNVRELQNYKKKLQTALTLAKELVADVLIQNGVDRVDGNYISSLTLQAESISTKSDVVILDENKVMGLGYVKFTPDIEAIKIAINTAKGKKELEGLVSVITETTTIKPKVKVNSKKQKDATNKPVTLEIVVNESNNEEYSEDYNDNLENVA; encoded by the coding sequence ATGAAATTTGTAAACTATAAACTTCAAACTCAAATGGAAAATCTAAACGAAGATTCTACAAACCAATATTTCAAAGAGTATTTAAAATCTATCTTAGAAGATTCAAATACTCCATACTTCCAAAAAGCTGATTATATAGGATTATCTTTGCAAGATATAGCTTCAAAGATTGAACATATTGGAACAAATGTAAGAGAATTACAAAACTATAAAAAGAAACTACAAACTGCACTAACTCTAGCTAAAGAGTTAGTTGCAGATGTTTTAATCCAAAATGGTGTTGATAGAGTTGATGGAAACTATATATCTTCACTAACACTTCAAGCTGAATCAATATCTACAAAATCAGATGTAGTAATACTAGATGAGAATAAAGTAATGGGATTAGGGTATGTAAAATTCACTCCTGATATTGAAGCAATTAAAATTGCAATAAATACAGCAAAAGGTAAAAAAGAGCTTGAAGGTCTTGTATCAGTTATTACTGAAACTACAACTATAAAACCAAAAGTAAAGGTAAATAGTAAAAAGCAAAAAGATGCAACTAATAAACCTGTAACTTTAGAAATAGTTGTTAATGAGAGTAACAATGAAGAGTACAGCGAAGATTACAACGATAATTTAGAAAATGTTGCTTAA
- a CDS encoding DUF932 domain-containing protein, which yields MTTQIVKIDQVKPLSNDELFNVAPSIFSESPIEGVSDKYAFVPTYKVLDTFREAGYYPIMASESKVRDEENQGYQKHIIQFRSLENLLRPNAKDEYEDIVLTNSHNRTSSFIVDLAIFRIVCSNMLVVPSKSFVHHSIVHVGFNKNKVKNAINEVTSYMPKIKELVATFKSIHLTKAEEQMLANAAIDIRFDTNTHYIKADELLKVNYEEDYVPTLWSAYNRIQEAMIRGGVKMKNLLTNKTFTSKAINGIDATIKFNKELFEAVEQVALLKTDYKAVA from the coding sequence ATGACAACACAAATAGTAAAAATAGATCAAGTTAAACCATTAAGTAATGATGAGCTTTTTAATGTAGCTCCATCAATCTTTAGTGAAAGTCCAATAGAAGGTGTTAGCGATAAATATGCCTTTGTTCCAACATACAAGGTATTAGATACTTTTAGAGAAGCAGGATACTATCCAATAATGGCAAGTGAGAGTAAAGTAAGAGATGAAGAGAATCAAGGTTATCAAAAACATATTATTCAGTTTAGAAGCTTGGAAAACTTACTTAGACCAAATGCAAAAGATGAATATGAAGATATTGTTTTAACAAACTCTCATAATAGAACTTCTAGCTTTATTGTTGATTTAGCAATCTTTAGAATTGTTTGTTCAAATATGCTTGTAGTTCCATCTAAAAGCTTTGTTCATCACTCAATAGTTCATGTAGGCTTTAATAAAAATAAAGTAAAAAATGCAATAAATGAAGTAACTTCTTATATGCCAAAGATAAAAGAGTTAGTTGCTACTTTTAAATCTATTCATCTAACAAAAGCAGAAGAACAGATGTTGGCAAATGCAGCAATAGATATAAGATTTGATACAAATACACACTATATCAAAGCTGATGAGCTTTTAAAAGTAAATTATGAAGAAGATTATGTACCAACACTTTGGAGTGCATATAATCGTATTCAAGAAGCAATGATTAGAGGTGGGGTTAAGATGAAGAATTTGCTTACAAATAAAACATTTACCTCAAAAGCCATAAATGGTATTGATGCAACTATTAAGTTTAATAAAGAGCTATTTGAAGCTGTTGAACAAGTTGCACTTTTAAAAACAGATTATAAAGCTGTAGCTTAA
- a CDS encoding FAD-binding protein has product MFEKYDALIPQGVIFNLKEIEEMKILKVDMAKKLIYNNEIEVVKIGKKIHISRTELIRFLIENTIMADETKGELE; this is encoded by the coding sequence ATGTTTGAGAAATACGATGCTTTAATACCTCAAGGAGTTATCTTTAATTTAAAAGAGATAGAGGAGATGAAAATATTAAAAGTTGATATGGCTAAGAAATTGATTTATAATAATGAAATAGAAGTTGTAAAGATTGGTAAGAAAATCCATATAAGTAGAACTGAGCTTATTAGATTTTTAATAGAAAATACCATTATGGCTGATGAGACTAAAGGAGAACTAGAGTAA
- a CDS encoding IS4 family transposase has product MQIESKIIGIINDKLKNPIYETLRLLNMKTILTKSNFSKKEGVAVHMVVLHFVYMLVMNKKISTFMDQSNDSFKKDVYYRLLANAHYNWRKLLSLSSLKILSLLHKVQDAKLVRVLILDDTVEDKVGKNIEGSCDNLWSNKAKRKIRGVNVVSLNYSDGYSNFMLDFAIAMNNYARVKIEEFTNIIDHRTNAHKRRLESLKGKSQIAIEMIKRAVASGIYADYLLVDSWYSKPVFIETMNELGLQVISRMVNNDRIWNFTGEKKTLDGIYNKFKKLKTIKMGQYGKKIKFEYFGVIVEHKKAGKLKIVFIKTKENLIPIVSTNLDLSDEEIIDIYKRRWDIEQGYKELREHFGFGKEENRIYEALIARITLSFFTYNVVSYINRISNEPKTIGGLFKDLECELHTLAIAMQAFLAILDEIAKIEEVVNRNEDFTAIIDLLRDVTGKLLGFRCES; this is encoded by the coding sequence ATGCAGATAGAATCTAAGATAATCGGTATCATAAACGACAAACTAAAGAATCCAATTTATGAAACATTGCGACTATTAAATATGAAAACGATTTTAACAAAGAGCAATTTTTCTAAAAAAGAGGGAGTTGCTGTTCATATGGTTGTATTACACTTTGTATATATGCTAGTTATGAATAAAAAAATATCAACTTTTATGGATCAGAGTAATGATAGCTTTAAAAAAGATGTCTATTACAGACTACTTGCTAATGCTCACTACAACTGGAGAAAACTATTATCACTTAGTTCTTTAAAGATTTTATCACTGCTTCATAAAGTACAAGATGCAAAGCTAGTAAGAGTTCTTATACTTGATGATACTGTTGAAGATAAAGTTGGTAAAAATATAGAGGGAAGTTGTGATAACCTTTGGAGCAATAAAGCAAAGAGGAAAATCAGAGGTGTAAATGTTGTATCACTAAACTATAGTGATGGTTATTCAAATTTTATGTTGGACTTTGCAATTGCTATGAATAATTATGCAAGGGTAAAGATAGAAGAGTTTACAAATATTATTGATCATCGAACCAATGCACATAAGCGAAGATTGGAAAGCTTAAAAGGGAAATCACAAATTGCTATAGAGATGATTAAAAGAGCAGTAGCTAGTGGTATATATGCAGATTATCTGCTTGTGGATAGTTGGTATTCTAAACCTGTGTTTATAGAAACAATGAATGAGCTAGGATTGCAAGTTATTTCAAGAATGGTAAACAATGATAGAATCTGGAACTTCACAGGGGAGAAAAAAACTCTTGATGGTATCTATAACAAGTTTAAAAAGCTTAAAACTATTAAGATGGGTCAATATGGCAAAAAGATAAAGTTTGAATACTTCGGGGTCATAGTTGAACATAAAAAAGCAGGAAAATTAAAAATTGTTTTTATAAAAACCAAAGAGAATCTCATCCCTATTGTATCTACAAACTTAGACTTGAGTGATGAAGAAATTATCGATATTTACAAACGACGATGGGATATAGAACAAGGGTATAAAGAACTTCGTGAACACTTTGGGTTTGGTAAAGAAGAAAATCGAATTTATGAAGCACTTATTGCTCGCATAACACTCTCATTTTTTACATACAATGTTGTTAGCTATATAAATCGTATCAGTAATGAACCAAAAACTATTGGTGGATTGTTTAAAGATCTAGAATGTGAACTTCACACCTTGGCAATTGCTATGCAAGCATTTTTAGCTATTTTAGATGAGATTGCAAAAATTGAAGAAGTTGTCAATAGAAATGAGGATTTTACAGCAATAATCGATCTATTAAGAGATGTGACTGGAAAACTACTTGGTTTTAGGTGCGAAAGTTAA
- a CDS encoding aminoglycoside adenylyltransferase family protein, whose amino-acid sequence MYSILNLNEIEQQQVQKVQTFISQCLLDNLLAVYLYGSAVEDGLQPYSDIDFLVVIKQPLSFNDRAFLMKGLLEISAYPLSSKIYRALEVTIVIYSEIIPWNFPPKRELQFGEWLRDEMIAGQYGKSEYDIDLVILLSKVRNKGVALIGESAQNLLPIIPIEDLFRTFEETLQIWQEPKDLIGDERNIILTLARILFSRESGQIIGKSQAAQWLLPQLSGTNAEILQLAHNEYLGLEIVDWSNKLAEVEEFVKLAKRIFNSY is encoded by the coding sequence ATGTATTCAATACTTAATTTAAATGAAATTGAGCAGCAACAAGTACAAAAAGTGCAGACATTTATTTCTCAATGTTTGTTAGATAATTTATTAGCTGTATATTTATATGGTTCAGCAGTAGAAGATGGATTACAACCTTACAGTGATATAGACTTTTTGGTAGTAATTAAACAACCCTTGTCGTTTAATGATCGTGCATTTCTAATGAAAGGATTATTAGAAATATCTGCTTATCCCTTGAGTTCTAAAATATATAGGGCACTTGAGGTAACGATAGTTATTTATTCAGAAATAATTCCATGGAATTTTCCTCCTAAACGTGAATTACAATTTGGAGAATGGTTACGTGATGAAATGATCGCAGGGCAATATGGGAAGAGTGAATATGATATTGATCTTGTGATTTTATTATCAAAAGTTAGAAATAAAGGCGTTGCCTTAATAGGAGAATCAGCACAAAACCTATTGCCAATTATTCCGATAGAAGATTTATTCAGAACATTTGAAGAAACCTTACAGATATGGCAAGAACCAAAAGATTTAATTGGCGATGAACGAAATATCATTTTGACATTAGCACGTATATTATTCAGCCGAGAAAGTGGTCAAATTATTGGTAAAAGCCAAGCTGCACAATGGTTATTGCCCCAATTATCAGGCACGAATGCAGAAATCTTACAATTAGCACATAATGAATATCTTGGCTTAGAAATTGTTGACTGGTCAAATAAACTTGCAGAAGTTGAAGAATTTGTTAAATTAGCCAAGAGGATATTTAATAGTTATTAA
- a CDS encoding IS4 family transposase yields MQIESKIIGIINDKLKNPIYETLRLLNMKTILTKSNFSKKEGVAVHMVVLHFVYMLVMNKKISTFMDQSNDSFKKDVYYRLLANAHYNWRKLLSLSSLKILSLLHKVQDAKLVRVLILYDTVEDKVGKNIEGSCDNLWSNKAKRKIRGVNVVSLNYSDGYSNFMLDFAIAMNNYARVKIEEFTNIIDHRTNAHKRRLESLKGKSQIAIEMIKRAVASGIYADYLLVDSWYSKPVFIETMNELGLQVISRMVNNDRIWNFTGEKKTLDGIYNKFKKLKTIKMGQYGKKIKFEYFGVIVEHKKAGKLKIVFIKTKENLIPIVSTNLDLSDEEIIDIYKRRWDIEQGYKELREHFGFGKEENRIYEALIARITLSFFTYNVVSYINRISNEPKTIGGLFKDLECELHTLAIAMQAFLAILDEIAKIEEVVNRNEDFTAIIDLLRDVTGKLLGFRCES; encoded by the coding sequence ATGCAGATAGAATCTAAGATAATCGGTATCATAAACGACAAACTAAAGAATCCAATTTATGAAACATTGCGACTATTAAATATGAAAACGATTTTAACAAAGAGCAATTTTTCTAAAAAAGAGGGAGTTGCTGTTCATATGGTTGTATTACACTTTGTATATATGCTAGTTATGAATAAAAAAATATCAACTTTTATGGATCAGAGTAATGATAGCTTTAAAAAAGATGTCTATTACAGACTACTTGCTAATGCTCACTACAACTGGAGAAAACTATTATCACTTAGTTCTTTAAAGATTTTATCACTGCTTCATAAAGTACAAGATGCAAAGCTAGTAAGAGTTCTTATACTTTATGATACTGTTGAAGATAAAGTTGGTAAAAATATAGAGGGAAGTTGTGACAACCTTTGGAGCAATAAAGCAAAGAGAAAAATCAGAGGTGTAAATGTTGTATCACTAAACTATAGTGATGGTTATTCAAATTTTATGTTGGACTTTGCAATTGCTATGAATAATTATGCAAGGGTAAAGATAGAAGAGTTTACAAATATTATTGATCATCGAACCAATGCACATAAGCGAAGATTGGAAAGCTTAAAAGGGAAATCACAAATTGCTATAGAGATGATTAAAAGAGCAGTAGCTAGTGGTATATATGCAGATTATCTGCTTGTGGATAGTTGGTATTCTAAACCTGTGTTTATAGAAACAATGAATGAGCTAGGATTGCAAGTTATTTCAAGAATGGTAAACAATGATAGAATCTGGAACTTCACAGGGGAGAAAAAAACTCTTGATGGTATCTATAACAAGTTTAAAAAGCTTAAAACTATTAAGATGGGTCAATATGGCAAAAAGATAAAGTTTGAATACTTCGGGGTCATAGTTGAACATAAAAAAGCAGGAAAATTAAAAATTGTTTTTATAAAAACCAAAGAGAATCTCATCCCTATTGTATCTACAAACTTAGACTTGAGTGATGAAGAAATTATCGATATTTACAAACGACGATGGGATATAGAACAAGGGTATAAAGAACTTCGTGAACACTTTGGGTTTGGTAAAGAAGAAAATCGAATTTATGAAGCACTTATTGCTCGCATAACACTCTCATTTTTTACATACAATGTTGTTAGCTATATAAATCGTATCAGTAATGAACCAAAAACTATTGGTGGATTGTTTAAAGATCTAGAATGTGAACTTCACACCTTGGCAATTGCTATGCAAGCATTTTTAGCTATTTTAGATGAGATTGCAAAAATTGAAGAAGTTGTCAATAGAAATGAGGATTTTACAGCAATAATCGATCTATTAAGAGATGTGACTGGAAAACTACTTGGTTTTAGGTGCGAAAGTTAA
- a CDS encoding Fic family protein, whose translation MQKEDFRKLDELKSKLDSFRPLSSSIVKNLHEDLLIRWTYHSNAIEGNTLTLKETKVALEGITIGGKTLREHFEAINHKDAILFIEELAQKENILSEYSIKQIHSLILKNIDDENKGKYRTTNVIISGAEHKPPRNFEVQSQMQEFIKEYEEKRSKLHPIELASFVHIEFVKIHPFIDGNGRASRLLMNLELIKAGFPPVVIELEDRLDYYKALDIAHTTKNYKPFLELMKKVVEKSFEPYFYVLDF comes from the coding sequence TTGCAAAAAGAAGATTTCAGAAAATTAGATGAATTAAAGTCAAAATTAGATTCCTTTAGACCACTAAGCTCATCTATTGTAAAAAATCTACATGAAGATTTGCTTATTAGATGGACTTATCATTCAAATGCTATTGAAGGAAATACATTAACTCTAAAAGAGACGAAAGTGGCTCTTGAAGGTATTACTATTGGTGGTAAAACTTTAAGAGAACATTTCGAAGCAATAAATCATAAAGATGCAATACTTTTTATAGAAGAGTTGGCACAAAAAGAAAATATACTATCTGAGTATTCTATTAAGCAAATTCATTCTTTAATTCTAAAAAATATTGATGATGAAAATAAAGGTAAGTATCGAACAACTAATGTCATCATAAGTGGAGCAGAACATAAGCCACCTCGTAATTTTGAAGTACAAAGTCAAATGCAAGAGTTTATAAAAGAGTATGAAGAAAAAAGAAGTAAATTACATCCTATAGAACTTGCTAGTTTTGTACATATTGAATTTGTAAAGATTCATCCATTTATAGATGGAAATGGAAGAGCTTCAAGACTATTGATGAATTTAGAACTTATTAAAGCTGGTTTTCCACCTGTTGTTATTGAACTTGAAGATAGACTAGACTATTATAAAGCTTTAGATATTGCACACACTACAAAAAATTATAAACCTTTTTTAGAACTTATGAAAAAAGTTGTTGAAAAAAGTTTTGAACCTTATTTTTATGTTTTGGATTTTTAA
- the folE gene encoding GTP cyclohydrolase I FolE has product MKNEKEFEDSIKNILNYIDEDINREGLIDTPKRVRKAYEFMFGGYKECPKEIIQKALFTSSNDEMVVVKDIEFYSFCEHHMLPIIGKVHVAYIPNGKVVGLSKIPRVVDVFARRLQIQEQMTEQICDALNEYLKPKGVAVIIDARHMCMEMRGVQKICSTTVTSSLRGLFKSDKKTKDEFLSIVSSSFNK; this is encoded by the coding sequence ATGAAAAATGAAAAAGAATTTGAAGACTCTATAAAAAATATTTTAAATTATATAGATGAAGATATTAATAGAGAGGGCTTAATTGATACTCCAAAAAGAGTAAGAAAAGCATATGAGTTTATGTTTGGGGGATATAAAGAGTGCCCTAAAGAGATTATACAAAAAGCACTTTTTACTTCATCAAATGATGAGATGGTTGTTGTAAAAGATATTGAATTTTATTCATTTTGTGAGCATCATATGTTGCCAATTATTGGAAAAGTACATGTTGCTTATATTCCAAATGGAAAAGTTGTAGGACTTTCTAAAATTCCTAGAGTTGTTGATGTTTTTGCAAGAAGATTACAAATACAAGAACAAATGACAGAGCAGATTTGTGATGCTTTAAATGAATATCTTAAGCCAAAAGGTGTTGCAGTTATTATTGATGCAAGACATATGTGTATGGAGATGAGAGGTGTTCAAAAAATATGTTCTACCACTGTTACTTCATCTTTAAGAGGGCTTTTTAAAAGTGATAAAAAAACAAAAGATGAGTTTCTATCAATAGTTTCTTCTTCTTTTAATAAGTAA
- the corA gene encoding magnesium/cobalt transporter CorA codes for MISCYVRKENRLTVVEGIDFLENPENRKNVIWIDMFLPTIEEVKSIEKYFNIEFPTKQESEEIELSSRYWEEKDRIEINSYFLINDHKEPVNETVSFILQDNLLISVRYKKLASFNASIKKLLASPREYRNGYSIFSQIIDIRIDADADIVEEISKDIGNVRKKAFAEEVDNEDILEQMSAFENLNMKIRENLTDKQRILNSLLKSQLFHEDKEDLRIMLKDIRSLIEHTNFNFERLDYLQNIFVGLLNAEQNKVIKIFTIVNVIFLPPTLVASIYGMNFEIMPELSWEYGYVFSFAVMILASIAPIIVFKKKGWI; via the coding sequence ATGATTAGTTGTTATGTTAGAAAAGAGAATAGATTAACTGTTGTTGAAGGGATAGATTTTTTAGAAAATCCTGAAAATAGAAAAAATGTAATCTGGATAGATATGTTTTTACCCACAATTGAAGAAGTAAAAAGTATAGAAAAATATTTTAATATAGAGTTTCCAACAAAACAAGAGAGTGAAGAGATAGAGTTAAGTTCAAGATATTGGGAAGAGAAAGATAGAATAGAGATAAATAGTTATTTTTTAATTAATGATCATAAAGAACCAGTAAATGAAACTGTTTCATTTATTTTGCAAGATAACTTACTAATCAGTGTAAGATACAAGAAACTTGCAAGTTTTAATGCATCTATTAAAAAGCTTTTAGCAAGTCCTAGAGAGTATAGAAATGGATACTCTATTTTTTCTCAAATTATAGATATAAGAATTGATGCAGATGCTGATATTGTTGAAGAGATTAGTAAAGATATAGGAAATGTAAGAAAAAAAGCTTTTGCTGAGGAAGTTGATAATGAAGATATCTTAGAACAAATGTCAGCATTTGAAAACTTAAATATGAAAATAAGAGAGAATTTAACAGATAAGCAAAGAATCTTAAACTCTTTATTAAAATCTCAACTTTTTCATGAAGACAAAGAAGACTTAAGAATTATGTTAAAAGATATTAGATCTTTAATTGAACATACAAATTTTAATTTTGAAAGATTAGATTATCTACAAAATATATTTGTTGGACTTTTGAATGCAGAACAAAATAAGGTTATTAAAATTTTTACAATTGTAAACGTGATTTTTCTACCACCAACACTTGTTGCAAGTATTTATGGAATGAACTTTGAAATAATGCCTGAACTATCTTGGGAATATGGATATGTGTTCTCATTTGCTGTTATGATTTTGGCATCAATAGCACCAATTATTGTATTTAAGAAAAAAGGCTGGATATAG
- a CDS encoding type II secretion system F family protein codes for MKRYKIFYQEDKEIKNRIVDEKGIDFYKERFDILSINEIKSNFMDKFKIKRQVSKKDLYLLFYELNIMLESNINISDAILIIKKSKKSRAIREFLDRINYAFSNSSSINLALKDYKIDSYIKDFLENSQINSNLSSNIKAIYLLLKEQEEIRKSFKKVLYYPFFLFFTFITSLFIIFYFVIPSFKSIFHNQMETLPTSTKILLNFENFFLDYFFIISLLIFLVLFLFISIYKINSRFQLFIDFISFKYLFVFSKILKNLEFYKLFLLIDIMQKSKYEFHKSFLDSKLLLKNKYLLDRIELIDKLLTNGKSISFAFDKSEVFDDIILNLLNTGEVSNNLEVIVSEIKEIYKSRFDNSIKFMISFISPFFLIIISSMILFLVLAIFTPIWQMGSLIK; via the coding sequence ATGAAGAGATATAAAATATTTTATCAAGAAGATAAAGAGATAAAAAACAGAATTGTAGATGAAAAAGGGATAGATTTTTATAAAGAGAGATTTGATATTTTATCAATAAATGAGATTAAATCTAATTTTATGGATAAATTTAAAATCAAACGGCAAGTATCGAAAAAAGATTTGTATCTACTTTTTTATGAATTAAATATAATGCTTGAATCAAATATAAATATAAGTGATGCAATTTTGATTATTAAAAAATCAAAAAAGAGTAGGGCTATTAGAGAGTTTTTGGATAGAATAAACTATGCTTTTTCAAATTCAAGCTCAATAAATTTAGCATTAAAAGATTATAAAATAGATAGTTATATAAAAGATTTCTTAGAAAATTCACAAATAAATTCAAATCTAAGTAGTAATATAAAAGCTATATATCTTCTTTTAAAAGAGCAAGAAGAGATAAGAAAATCTTTTAAGAAAGTTTTATACTATCCTTTTTTCCTATTTTTTACATTTATAACATCGCTTTTTATAATCTTTTATTTTGTTATTCCAAGTTTTAAGTCAATTTTTCATAATCAGATGGAAACTTTACCTACAAGTACAAAAATATTACTAAACTTTGAGAACTTTTTCTTAGATTATTTTTTCATAATTTCACTTTTAATTTTTTTAGTTTTATTCTTATTTATATCTATTTATAAAATTAATAGTAGATTTCAATTATTTATAGATTTTATAAGTTTTAAATATCTATTTGTATTTAGTAAAATATTAAAAAATTTAGAATTTTATAAACTTTTTTTGCTTATAGATATTATGCAAAAATCAAAATATGAGTTTCACAAATCATTTCTTGATAGTAAGCTTTTATTAAAAAATAAATATTTATTAGATAGAATTGAATTAATTGATAAGTTACTTACAAATGGAAAAAGTATTAGTTTTGCTTTTGATAAGTCAGAGGTTTTTGATGATATTATCTTAAATCTTTTAAATACTGGTGAAGTTTCAAATAATTTAGAAGTTATTGTTTCTGAAATAAAAGAGATATATAAAAGTAGATTTGATAATAGTATAAAATTTATGATCTCTTTTATATCACCATTTTTTTTGATAATAATATCAAGTATGATTCTATTTTTAGTACTTGCTATTTTTACACCTATTTGGCAGATGGGAAGCTTGATTAAATAG
- a CDS encoding GspE/PulE family protein, translating to MNILKIKIDYSLFSKYGLEVFLKHKIVPIIEDSVTIKLAVYEGFNQEEVKDSFIKHIKFVEFCKNEIEFILANIETRVELFNFASSSNLINNDSKSTARFLDKLIVFSVSQRTSDIHIEKFEELTLFKFRVDGRLQIFFSICNSFFKVISSYIKLICNLDMTQSRIPLDGRFSRDIGLKKYDFRFSSMPTIEAESIVLRVLDNKNIDKSLNDLGFSLSVLSKLRDILKLNSGLILISGPTGSGKTTTLYSILQELKSENKKIITVEDPVEYKISSINQISINNKIGLSFELVLKNILRQDPDIIFIGEIRDKFSLDIALQASLTGHLVLATVHSNSALETITRLIDLKADSYLISTSLKASLAQRLVLSYCKYCQGEACIKCNFTKYYERVCISEILLIDEKISSLIYKKSSKKKFMNYLKKIEFKTMYDDGLEKVDNSQTSFEELERVVNKNEEI from the coding sequence ATGAATATCTTAAAGATTAAAATAGATTACTCTTTGTTTAGTAAATATGGTTTAGAAGTCTTCTTAAAACATAAAATAGTGCCTATTATTGAAGATAGTGTTACTATAAAACTTGCAGTTTATGAAGGTTTTAATCAAGAAGAAGTAAAAGATAGTTTTATAAAACATATAAAATTTGTAGAGTTTTGTAAAAATGAGATTGAATTTATTTTGGCAAATATTGAAACAAGAGTTGAACTTTTTAATTTTGCAAGCAGTTCAAATCTTATAAATAATGATAGTAAAAGTACAGCAAGATTTTTAGATAAATTAATTGTTTTTAGTGTTTCACAAAGAACTAGTGATATTCATATTGAAAAGTTTGAGGAACTTACGTTGTTTAAATTTAGAGTTGATGGAAGATTACAAATATTTTTTAGTATTTGCAATAGTTTTTTTAAAGTTATTTCATCATATATAAAGCTTATTTGTAATCTTGATATGACACAGTCAAGAATTCCACTAGATGGTCGATTTTCAAGAGATATTGGATTGAAGAAATATGATTTTAGATTCTCTTCAATGCCAACAATAGAAGCTGAATCAATAGTTTTAAGAGTTTTAGATAATAAAAATATTGATAAATCATTAAATGATTTAGGATTTAGTTTGAGTGTTTTATCAAAATTAAGAGATATTTTAAAATTAAATTCAGGATTAATCCTAATTAGTGGACCAACTGGGAGTGGAAAAACTACAACTTTATACTCAATTTTACAAGAGTTAAAAAGTGAAAATAAAAAAATAATTACAGTTGAAGATCCTGTTGAATATAAAATATCTTCCATAAATCAAATATCTATAAACAATAAAATAGGTTTGAGTTTTGAACTTGTTTTAAAAAATATTTTAAGACAAGATCCAGATATTATATTTATTGGAGAAATTAGAGATAAATTCTCTTTAGATATTGCTTTACAGGCTTCTTTAACGGGTCATTTAGTTTTAGCAACAGTTCATAGTAATAGTGCTTTAGAAACTATTACAAGGCTTATAGATTTAAAAGCAGACTCATATTTAATCTCAACATCACTAAAAGCTTCTCTTGCACAAAGACTTGTTTTATCTTATTGCAAATATTGCCAAGGAGAAGCTTGTATAAAGTGTAATTTCACAAAATATTATGAACGAGTTTGTATATCAGAGATTTTGCTTATAGATGAAAAAATATCTTCTTTAATCTATAAAAAATCTAGCAAAAAGAAGTTTATGAATTATCTAAAAAAGATAGAATTTAAAACTATGTATGATGATGGTTTAGAAAAGGTTGATAATAGTCAAACATCATTTGAAGAGCTTGAAAGAGTGGTTAATAAGAATGAAGAGATATAA